Proteins encoded within one genomic window of Jiangella mangrovi:
- a CDS encoding amidohydrolase family protein — MNTVVDAHVAAGEHPSLPTLGVDALLQAMDDGGIERAVVGAVGRWVAVDNAEGNRTLAGWAQAHPDRLAFWATVSPWYGARACAELERAFADGACGLKLAPSVQGFGLLSPLLEPVLDVAEEHGRPVYVVTGVPVASEPLQLAELALRRPGLTFVMGRSGRTDFSLDLLPALTTGPNLVAETAYNGASLIATLVATLGADRVLFSSDAPFNDAGLELARAERAGLADADRAAVLGGSATKLLLGGGASR; from the coding sequence ATGAACACCGTCGTCGACGCCCACGTCGCCGCCGGCGAGCATCCGAGCCTGCCCACTCTCGGGGTCGACGCCCTGCTGCAGGCAATGGACGACGGCGGCATCGAGCGCGCCGTCGTGGGCGCGGTCGGCCGCTGGGTCGCCGTCGACAACGCGGAGGGCAACCGCACGCTGGCCGGCTGGGCGCAGGCGCACCCGGACCGGCTGGCGTTCTGGGCGACGGTGAGCCCTTGGTACGGAGCCCGGGCGTGCGCCGAGCTGGAACGGGCGTTCGCCGACGGCGCGTGCGGGCTGAAGCTGGCGCCGTCGGTCCAGGGGTTCGGGCTGCTGTCGCCGCTGCTCGAGCCGGTGCTCGACGTCGCCGAGGAGCACGGCCGGCCGGTCTACGTCGTCACCGGGGTGCCGGTCGCGAGCGAGCCGCTGCAGCTGGCCGAGCTGGCACTGCGCCGGCCCGGGCTGACGTTCGTCATGGGCCGGTCCGGGCGCACCGACTTCTCCCTCGACCTGCTGCCGGCGCTGACGACCGGGCCGAACCTGGTCGCGGAGACGGCCTACAACGGCGCCTCGCTGATCGCCACGCTGGTGGCGACGCTGGGGGCCGATCGGGTGCTGTTCAGCAGCGACGCGCCGTTCAACGACGCCGGGCTGGAGCTGGCGCGGGCCGAGCGGGCCGGGCTGGCCGACGCGGACCGGGCCGCCGTGCTGGGCGGTTCCGCCACGAAACTGCTGCTGGGCGGGGGTGCGTCGCGATGA
- a CDS encoding amidohydrolase family protein, translating to MTFVDMHTHLPAATSPDWARWRQADVLAAMDRHGVTRAAVMTLDGLGFDAVAGNDVVAQACAGSDGRLIPLGTVDPRRPDAAAEVHRCADRGFRALKLHPWMQGFSPLEAYMDPVAEAAIEHGLPFVVHDGTPPYASPLQIARLAARFPELTVVLAHGGLFDLWEDAVAAALRYPNVHVTMCGTAPGAIFRQIVAQVPVEKLSLGTDSGFGDPDLPRHRLSVHRAILAELPGDDAAALAHRNAERLLGLP from the coding sequence ATGACGTTCGTCGACATGCACACGCACCTGCCGGCCGCGACGTCGCCGGACTGGGCCCGCTGGCGGCAGGCCGACGTGCTGGCCGCCATGGACCGCCACGGCGTCACCCGGGCGGCGGTGATGACGCTGGATGGGCTCGGCTTCGACGCGGTGGCCGGCAACGACGTCGTCGCGCAGGCCTGCGCCGGGTCGGACGGGCGGCTGATCCCGCTCGGCACCGTCGACCCGCGCCGCCCCGATGCCGCCGCCGAGGTGCACCGCTGCGCGGACCGCGGCTTCCGGGCGCTCAAGCTGCACCCGTGGATGCAGGGGTTCTCGCCGCTCGAGGCGTACATGGACCCGGTCGCGGAGGCCGCCATCGAGCACGGGCTGCCGTTCGTCGTCCACGACGGCACGCCGCCGTACGCGTCGCCGCTGCAGATCGCCCGGCTGGCCGCGCGCTTCCCGGAGCTCACGGTGGTGCTGGCGCACGGCGGGCTGTTCGACCTGTGGGAGGACGCCGTCGCCGCCGCACTGCGCTACCCGAACGTGCACGTCACGATGTGCGGGACGGCGCCTGGGGCGATCTTCCGGCAGATCGTGGCGCAGGTGCCGGTCGAGAAGCTGAGCCTCGGCACCGACAGCGGCTTCGGCGACCCGGACCTTCCCCGGCACCGGCTGTCCGTCCATCGTGCGATCCTGGCCGAACTGCCCGGCGACGACGCCGCGGCACTGGCGCACCGCAACGCCGAACGACTCCTGGGGCTGCCGTGA
- a CDS encoding Gfo/Idh/MocA family oxidoreductase yields the protein MSTADTAGTLRVVQVGCGDIATTGHLPALDRSPDVELVAVVDVVASHREAAAAKYGVPAWDSLEAALAAGVGAQAAVVAVPPHVAPSPTIAAVEAGLDVLCEKPMAVDLASAQRVHDAGRRTGRIVQIGFKNRFSPLVRAARRWLDDGLIGSPVVYTLGGFDERYDAADTVHVGRIQDFLAHGPSYLHEGAHLADYLAYLTGAAPVSVRAAGVRSQPSFHGENFVSALVDYDNGDVARMEVGWFFPTSPKGEFRILGPRGVALIDRPEQVATLTTRDDDGALRTEEVRFERPWNDECFDRQLAHFVECVRTRTEPETSTAAGLASLRLGAAVTEALREGTVVRW from the coding sequence GTGAGCACTGCTGACACCGCTGGGACCCTGCGCGTGGTCCAGGTGGGCTGCGGCGACATCGCGACGACGGGGCACCTGCCGGCGCTGGACCGCTCCCCCGATGTCGAGCTCGTCGCCGTCGTCGACGTGGTCGCTTCGCATCGCGAGGCCGCCGCGGCGAAGTACGGCGTGCCGGCGTGGGACTCGCTCGAGGCGGCGCTGGCCGCCGGCGTGGGCGCCCAGGCCGCCGTCGTCGCCGTCCCGCCGCATGTCGCGCCGTCGCCGACGATCGCCGCGGTCGAGGCCGGGCTGGACGTGCTCTGCGAGAAGCCGATGGCCGTCGACCTCGCGTCCGCCCAGCGGGTGCACGACGCGGGACGGCGGACCGGGCGGATCGTCCAGATCGGCTTCAAGAACCGGTTCTCGCCGCTCGTCCGGGCCGCGCGGCGCTGGCTCGACGACGGCCTGATCGGCTCGCCCGTCGTCTACACGCTCGGCGGCTTCGACGAGCGCTACGACGCCGCCGACACCGTCCACGTCGGGCGGATCCAGGACTTCCTCGCCCACGGTCCGTCGTACCTGCACGAGGGTGCGCACCTGGCCGATTACCTCGCCTACCTGACCGGTGCGGCGCCGGTGTCCGTGCGGGCGGCGGGGGTCCGGTCACAGCCGTCGTTCCACGGCGAGAACTTCGTGTCCGCCCTGGTCGACTACGACAACGGCGACGTCGCGCGCATGGAGGTGGGCTGGTTCTTCCCCACCTCGCCGAAGGGCGAGTTCCGCATCCTCGGCCCGCGCGGCGTCGCGCTGATCGACCGTCCCGAGCAGGTTGCGACGCTCACGACCCGCGACGACGACGGCGCGCTGCGGACCGAGGAGGTCCGGTTCGAGCGGCCGTGGAACGACGAGTGCTTCGACCGGCAGCTGGCCCACTTCGTCGAGTGCGTGCGCACCCGCACGGAGCCGGAGACGTCGACGGCGGCGGGCCTCGCCTCGCTGCGGCTCGGGGCCGCCGTCACCGAGGCCCTGCGCGAGGGGACGGTGGTCCGATGGTGA
- a CDS encoding GntR family transcriptional regulator, which yields MVTDQQPRMPLIQEAPLIRDQVYQVLLTKLISGELAPGDKITERLTASELGISTTPVKEALRRLENEGFVRTIPRRGIVVGENALTSFEQVITVRAWLEGLAARLCAVRVAAGEIDGPTLEALTVPLALMKDPILRPVDEIVGINASFHEAIRELSGNRVIVQFVGTLLGVDAAVRKRALADPEELQRGNAEHIDVGDAILDGDADRAEALMRSHVLRSGDHTLHAGPS from the coding sequence ATGGTGACCGACCAGCAGCCGAGAATGCCGCTGATCCAGGAGGCGCCGCTGATCCGCGACCAGGTGTACCAGGTGCTCCTGACGAAGCTGATCAGTGGCGAGCTGGCGCCGGGCGACAAGATCACCGAGCGGCTGACGGCCAGCGAGCTGGGCATCAGCACCACGCCGGTCAAGGAGGCGCTGCGCCGGCTCGAGAACGAGGGCTTCGTGCGCACCATCCCGCGCCGCGGCATCGTGGTCGGCGAGAACGCGCTCACCTCGTTCGAGCAGGTCATCACGGTCCGGGCCTGGCTGGAAGGGCTGGCGGCCCGGCTCTGCGCGGTCCGCGTCGCGGCCGGGGAGATCGACGGCCCGACCCTCGAAGCGCTGACCGTGCCGCTGGCGCTGATGAAGGACCCGATCCTGCGGCCGGTCGACGAGATCGTCGGCATCAACGCCAGCTTCCACGAGGCGATCCGCGAGCTGTCCGGCAACCGCGTGATCGTCCAGTTCGTCGGCACGCTCCTCGGCGTCGACGCCGCGGTTCGCAAGCGCGCCCTCGCCGACCCCGAGGAGCTGCAGCGCGGCAACGCCGAGCACATCGACGTCGGCGACGCGATCCTCGACGGCGACGCCGACCGCGCCGAGGCGCTGATGCGCAGCCACGTGCTGCGATCGGGCGACCACACACTGCACGCGGGGCCCTCGTGA
- a CDS encoding creatininase family protein gives MSLLSELTRAAVAQRAPDAVAVVPVGACEQHGPHLPLGTDLMVAEHVATAAAARLAGELDVVVAPSVAVGYSPHHVPIGATLTAGVVTLLTQLQEVCAGLTAAGFRRVFLLNGHGGNAELVVVAAREAGQTLRVRVGAGSYWVMAWDELIAAGAQDRGRLPGHAGAFETSLALALRPDLVVDPPHRPGTRFERNPAGYFGRYHVEQPDAMASGDGFSDDPSAGTAEDGRRYLDAVVTAVAAGLREFAGQV, from the coding sequence GTGAGCCTTCTCTCCGAGTTGACCCGCGCCGCCGTCGCCCAGCGCGCGCCGGACGCGGTCGCCGTCGTCCCCGTCGGCGCCTGCGAACAGCACGGCCCGCACCTGCCGCTCGGCACCGACCTCATGGTGGCCGAGCACGTGGCGACGGCGGCAGCGGCGCGGCTGGCCGGTGAGCTCGACGTCGTCGTGGCGCCGAGCGTCGCCGTCGGGTACTCGCCGCACCACGTGCCCATCGGCGCGACCCTGACGGCCGGCGTCGTCACGTTGCTGACGCAGCTGCAGGAGGTGTGCGCGGGGCTGACGGCCGCCGGGTTCCGCCGGGTGTTCCTGCTCAACGGGCACGGCGGCAACGCCGAGCTGGTCGTCGTCGCGGCCCGCGAGGCCGGGCAGACGCTGCGGGTGCGGGTGGGCGCGGGCTCCTACTGGGTCATGGCGTGGGACGAGCTGATCGCCGCCGGCGCGCAGGACCGCGGCCGGCTGCCCGGGCACGCGGGCGCGTTCGAGACGTCGCTGGCCCTGGCGCTGCGCCCGGACCTCGTCGTCGACCCTCCCCACCGTCCCGGCACCCGGTTCGAGCGCAACCCGGCCGGCTACTTCGGCCGCTACCACGTCGAGCAGCCGGACGCGATGGCGAGCGGCGACGGGTTCTCGGACGACCCCTCGGCCGGCACCGCCGAGGACGGCCGCCGCTACCTCGACGCCGTCGTCACCGCGGTCGCCGCCGGACTGCGCGAGTTCGCAGGACAAGTCTGA